Proteins found in one Lysinibacillus fusiformis genomic segment:
- a CDS encoding TetR/AcrR family transcriptional regulator → MNNRFEHLFKKEVSTIDQKEKNKEVKDQILQAAKALFSSRGFDGTTVRQICEEADVSLALVSYHFGGKEKVFNALFEPLRHTFMNAHYDVEDSIGALHSFCRNFVLYRIHEHELIDILQQEIVMNSPRLEMLKDVFLPSWEQLRTILLACQEQQTIHFESLDVALNFIMGTLMYSLNNPFLNRSSLQATPEQIAELAVNFVLHGLQTKL, encoded by the coding sequence TTGAACAATCGTTTTGAACATTTGTTCAAAAAAGAGGTGAGTACGATCGATCAAAAAGAAAAAAATAAAGAGGTAAAGGATCAAATTTTACAAGCGGCAAAAGCCTTGTTTTCATCTAGGGGCTTTGATGGTACAACGGTGAGACAAATTTGTGAAGAAGCAGATGTGTCACTTGCACTTGTTTCCTATCATTTTGGTGGTAAGGAAAAGGTCTTTAATGCATTATTTGAACCGCTACGCCACACCTTTATGAATGCTCATTATGATGTTGAAGATTCAATCGGTGCGCTTCATAGCTTTTGTCGAAACTTTGTTCTTTACCGAATCCATGAGCATGAATTAATTGATATTTTACAGCAAGAAATTGTTATGAATAGTCCAAGGCTTGAGATGCTAAAGGATGTGTTTTTACCTTCCTGGGAGCAGCTTCGGACAATTTTATTGGCTTGTCAGGAGCAGCAGACCATTCACTTCGAGTCACTTGATGTTGCGTTGAACTTTATTATGGGGACCTTAATGTATTCCTTGAACAATCCGTTTTTAAATCGTTCTTCCTTACAAGCAACACCTGAACAGATTGCGGAGCTTGCTGTCAATTTCGTGTTACATGGTCTTCAAACAAAATTATAA
- a CDS encoding 2,3-butanediol dehydrogenase has protein sequence MKAAKFYGIKDIRVEEAQLPALAPGMVKVKVAFAGICGSDLHEYVGGAYAFRTQPVLGHEFAGVVVEVAEGVTQTKVGDRVAVEPPIPCGKCDNCRRGYSNLCKRGQSYGYTISGGFAEYAVVQEENIHLLPENMSLELGALVEPTAVAVHAVRQSQLKLGDTAAIFGAGPIGLLVLQAVKAAGASEIFVVEVSDERRQKALELGATYVMNPIDTDAVAFIREKTTGGVDVAYDAAGVQATFTSGVSAVHPGGEFKIVSVWERPVEFNPNAVVSPEVKLSGSFAYVNIFPEVIRLLARGVIDGQAVITSQIALEDIVEKGFEALTKDRSQCKILVNMSL, from the coding sequence ATGAAAGCAGCAAAATTTTACGGAATAAAAGATATTCGAGTAGAGGAGGCACAACTGCCAGCACTAGCACCAGGCATGGTGAAAGTGAAAGTTGCCTTTGCTGGAATTTGTGGTAGTGATTTACATGAATATGTAGGCGGGGCTTATGCATTCCGTACACAACCCGTTTTAGGTCATGAATTTGCAGGTGTCGTTGTAGAGGTTGCAGAAGGCGTTACACAGACAAAAGTAGGTGATCGTGTGGCAGTGGAGCCACCAATCCCATGTGGTAAATGTGATAATTGTCGACGTGGCTATTCCAACTTATGTAAGCGTGGTCAATCTTATGGCTATACGATTTCTGGAGGATTTGCTGAATATGCAGTCGTGCAAGAGGAAAACATTCATCTTCTTCCTGAGAATATGAGCCTAGAGCTAGGCGCACTTGTTGAACCGACAGCCGTAGCGGTTCATGCAGTTCGTCAAAGTCAATTAAAGCTTGGTGATACAGCGGCCATTTTTGGCGCAGGTCCTATTGGATTATTAGTCTTGCAGGCTGTGAAAGCTGCGGGGGCAAGCGAAATTTTTGTCGTAGAGGTTTCGGATGAACGACGCCAAAAAGCACTTGAATTAGGCGCGACCTATGTCATGAATCCAATCGACACAGATGCAGTAGCGTTTATTCGTGAAAAAACAACTGGTGGGGTAGATGTTGCGTATGATGCAGCAGGTGTGCAAGCAACATTTACAAGCGGTGTTAGTGCTGTTCATCCAGGCGGCGAATTTAAAATCGTCAGCGTTTGGGAAAGACCTGTAGAATTTAACCCAAATGCGGTGGTTTCACCAGAAGTGAAACTTAGTGGCTCGTTCGCCTATGTGAATATTTTCCCTGAAGTGATTCGATTACTTGCTCGTGGTGTGATTGATGGACAAGCTGTCATCACAAGCCAAATTGCTTTAGAAGATATCGTGGAAAAAGGCTTCGAGGCATTAACAAAAGACCGTAGCCAATGTAAAATTCTTGTCAATATGAGTTTGTAA
- a CDS encoding PepSY-associated TM helix domain-containing protein yields the protein MKNLLYSRFWRLHFFAALFITPLLLSLTLSGIGYLFFTDVENRLYDDYFFGESHKEEVLTIDEAVEKAEAAFAGYSTTKVIMLEEPYNTRLTLSNGTKQKYVFLDDHNQMVGSQDADYTFSNIMRNTHSSLFIGGTFVNYLVELAACWTIFLLLSGLYMTFKGNLLKKGKSENKRQKSKRLHALVGTIITIPMVMFISTGLLWSAFQGSMLADIASENPTFGYPLLQQKPPTSDVSEMPWATRQLEAPTSEGEHAQHHGGGAVRYTNDSQMTIAQLEKEINAKNITKPYSIIYPSNGEGVYTVAKASNSGVTGLDVKPTAEATMYFDQYSGKFIDQVNYDDYGMLAKFFTWGIPLHEGHLFGWPNKLLNLVVCLAFLAVIMWGIRTWILRRKKGELSAPPQISHKMSMPFIIFLVILGIVMPLFGASLIAVVLIELLILGWQTKKKLRAEETK from the coding sequence ATGAAAAATTTGCTTTATTCAAGGTTTTGGCGACTGCATTTTTTCGCAGCACTTTTTATTACGCCTTTATTGCTGTCTCTCACATTAAGTGGGATTGGTTATTTGTTTTTTACAGATGTAGAAAACCGATTATATGACGATTATTTCTTTGGTGAGAGCCATAAGGAAGAGGTCTTAACAATTGATGAGGCCGTGGAAAAAGCGGAGGCGGCATTTGCTGGATACTCTACTACAAAAGTGATTATGTTGGAGGAGCCTTATAATACGCGTTTAACTTTATCAAATGGCACTAAACAAAAGTACGTATTTTTAGATGACCACAATCAAATGGTTGGTAGTCAGGATGCCGATTATACATTTTCAAATATTATGAGAAATACGCATAGCTCCCTCTTTATTGGTGGTACCTTTGTGAACTATTTAGTAGAACTGGCGGCATGTTGGACGATCTTTTTATTACTGTCAGGGCTTTATATGACATTCAAAGGAAATCTCTTAAAGAAGGGCAAGTCGGAGAATAAGAGACAAAAAAGTAAGAGATTGCATGCACTTGTTGGGACAATCATTACGATTCCAATGGTGATGTTTATTTCTACAGGGCTATTATGGTCTGCTTTTCAAGGTTCGATGCTAGCAGATATAGCTTCAGAAAATCCTACTTTTGGGTATCCATTACTTCAACAAAAGCCACCAACATCTGATGTCTCTGAAATGCCATGGGCCACTCGTCAATTAGAGGCACCCACATCAGAAGGAGAACATGCACAGCATCATGGTGGTGGCGCTGTCCGTTATACGAACGACAGCCAAATGACGATTGCTCAACTTGAAAAAGAAATCAATGCCAAGAATATCACTAAGCCATATTCGATTATTTATCCGTCAAACGGTGAGGGTGTCTATACAGTGGCGAAGGCTAGTAATTCTGGTGTAACAGGGCTGGATGTGAAGCCTACAGCCGAAGCCACAATGTATTTTGATCAGTATAGTGGGAAGTTTATCGATCAAGTGAATTATGACGATTATGGCATGCTAGCCAAATTCTTTACATGGGGTATCCCATTACATGAGGGGCATTTATTCGGCTGGCCGAATAAGCTATTAAATTTAGTGGTTTGTCTAGCCTTTTTAGCTGTAATTATGTGGGGAATTCGCACTTGGATTTTACGTAGAAAAAAAGGGGAGCTGTCTGCACCACCGCAAATTTCTCATAAAATGTCCATGCCATTCATCATTTTCCTTGTGATTTTAGGGATTGTAATGCCACTATTTGGTGCTTCATTAATCGCTGTGGTGTTGATTGAACTCCTCATTTTAGGCTGGCAAACAAAGAAGAAGTTAAGAGCAGAAGAAACTAAATAA
- a CDS encoding sensor histidine kinase — translation MSIKTRFLLSYVGVIIIAITLLLAAVFLFSFAITGDVKAIEHFYKKSYVQKPLTTVEENAFLDLKWLAKNNPQQLLDLEQLEKINAPSIEIVVRKDHQIVYSTQKEHKQLLLQSLPGFEATNINSRDTIMINQAFYTYVKFDFYFPDQTAGSIFVLREVSSHAEVTRELLPILLGILFVLFMMIIGFLNYLVSRSIIKPISALKKGAERIKSGDLNFEIASYSNDEIGQLNRSFEEMRVKLKESIQLQLQYEENRKELISNISHDLKTPMTSIIGYVEGIKDGVANTEEKMDKYLTTIYTKAKDMDVLIDELFLFSKLDLKKIPFQMESVNLQQYMHDYVEDASFDFIARDIHLQYISAGSPLFAMADRDKLRRVLTNLLSNSEKYMDKPYKQIIISLHERAEDAIIQVTDNGAGIDPAALPYIFDRFYRAELSRNSQTGGSGLGLAIAKQIVVEMGGDIWAKSELTKGTSIVISLKKDEEKVNHHEKNSAN, via the coding sequence ATGTCAATTAAAACAAGGTTTTTGCTATCGTATGTGGGTGTCATTATCATTGCCATCACACTTTTACTAGCAGCCGTATTTCTTTTTTCCTTTGCCATTACGGGCGATGTCAAAGCAATTGAGCATTTTTATAAAAAATCCTATGTCCAAAAACCTTTGACGACGGTGGAGGAAAATGCCTTTCTAGATTTAAAATGGCTAGCTAAAAATAATCCCCAGCAGCTTTTAGATCTCGAACAGCTAGAAAAAATCAATGCGCCTTCGATTGAGATTGTGGTACGAAAAGATCATCAAATTGTTTATTCAACGCAGAAAGAGCATAAACAATTATTGCTTCAAAGTTTACCTGGTTTTGAAGCGACCAATATTAATTCTCGTGACACGATTATGATAAATCAGGCCTTTTATACGTATGTCAAATTTGATTTTTATTTCCCCGATCAAACAGCGGGAAGTATTTTCGTTTTGAGAGAGGTTAGTTCCCATGCGGAGGTAACGCGAGAACTTTTACCAATTCTTTTAGGTATTTTATTTGTCTTATTTATGATGATTATTGGTTTTTTAAATTATTTAGTCTCAAGAAGTATTATTAAACCGATCTCAGCATTAAAAAAAGGGGCGGAACGCATTAAATCGGGCGACTTGAATTTTGAGATTGCGTCCTACTCGAATGATGAAATTGGACAGCTGAATCGGTCATTCGAGGAAATGAGAGTCAAATTAAAAGAATCAATCCAGCTTCAGCTCCAATATGAGGAAAATCGGAAAGAGCTCATCTCCAATATCTCCCATGATTTAAAAACGCCAATGACTTCTATTATCGGCTATGTGGAGGGCATTAAAGATGGTGTGGCGAATACAGAGGAAAAAATGGATAAATATTTAACAACTATCTATACAAAAGCAAAGGATATGGATGTATTAATTGATGAGCTATTCTTATTTTCTAAATTGGATTTAAAAAAGATTCCATTCCAAATGGAAAGCGTCAATCTCCAGCAATATATGCATGATTATGTAGAGGATGCGAGCTTTGATTTTATTGCACGAGACATTCATTTACAATATATATCAGCAGGCTCGCCGCTTTTTGCGATGGCGGACCGAGATAAATTAAGACGTGTCTTGACGAACCTATTAAGCAATAGCGAAAAATATATGGATAAGCCGTATAAACAGATTATTATTTCATTGCATGAGCGAGCAGAGGATGCAATTATTCAGGTAACAGATAATGGTGCAGGCATTGATCCTGCCGCATTACCCTATATTTTTGATCGTTTTTACCGTGCGGAGCTTTCACGTAATTCGCAAACAGGTGGCAGTGGCTTAGGGTTAGCCATTGCAAAACAAATCGTTGTTGAAATGGGCGGCGATATTTGGGCAAAGAGCGAATTAACGAAGGGGACGAGCATAGTCATTTCATTGAAAAAAGATGAGGAGAAGGTGAATCATCATGAAAAAAATTCTGCTAATTGA
- a CDS encoding response regulator transcription factor — protein MKKILLIEDEVSIAELQRDYLEINGFTVAIQHHGEDGLKQALEGNYDLIILDIMLPGMSGFEICKQIRAVHNIPILFVSAKKEDIDKIRGLGLGADDYITKPFSPSELVARVKAHLSRYERLATNQQTNHMMSIHGITIDTSARKVFVNGDEIAFTTKEFDLLVFFVKHPNQVLSKEQLYERNWGYESAADVSTVTVHIRKLREKIERDPAQPKFLETVWGAGYRFNV, from the coding sequence ATGAAAAAAATTCTGCTAATTGAAGATGAAGTGAGCATAGCAGAGCTTCAACGAGATTATTTAGAAATTAATGGTTTTACAGTAGCTATCCAACATCATGGAGAGGATGGACTAAAGCAGGCACTTGAAGGCAATTATGATTTAATCATTTTGGATATTATGCTGCCTGGGATGAGTGGCTTTGAAATTTGTAAACAGATTCGAGCCGTACACAATATTCCCATTTTATTTGTTTCAGCTAAAAAAGAGGATATTGATAAAATTCGCGGTCTTGGACTAGGAGCGGATGATTATATTACGAAACCATTTAGTCCGAGTGAATTAGTGGCAAGGGTCAAGGCTCATTTATCAAGATATGAGCGACTGGCAACCAATCAGCAAACGAATCATATGATGTCCATTCATGGCATTACAATCGATACTTCGGCTAGAAAGGTGTTTGTCAATGGGGATGAAATTGCCTTTACAACAAAGGAATTTGATTTACTCGTCTTTTTTGTCAAACACCCCAATCAAGTTTTAAGTAAAGAGCAACTCTATGAGCGAAACTGGGGCTATGAATCCGCTGCAGATGTTTCGACTGTCACCGTTCATATCCGAAAGCTCCGTGAAAAAATTGAACGAGATCCAGCACAGCCCAAGTTTTTGGAAACAGTATGGGGTGCAGGCTACCGCTTCAATGTTTAA
- a CDS encoding ankyrin repeat domain-containing protein — protein sequence MKKRQAVIIALTFLLQGCALHDTETIQHSEVVQTDWSSALLKAAEKGDIDGLQHVLSQNVNIDAQDSNNRTALMIATYNQDIEAAKLLIDAGADVNIQDNQQNTPFLYAGAEGYLAILKMTIQAGADPTILNRYGGTALIPAAEHGHVEVIEELLSNTDMDVNHVNHLGWTALMEAIVLNNGNAPQQTVVQLLIEHGADVNIPDQNKVTPLQHAKQRGFKEIEQILLAAGAT from the coding sequence TTGAAGAAGAGGCAGGCAGTTATCATCGCATTAACATTTTTACTACAAGGGTGTGCCTTACATGATACAGAGACGATCCAGCATAGTGAAGTGGTGCAAACAGATTGGTCGAGTGCGTTGTTGAAGGCAGCTGAAAAGGGAGATATCGATGGGCTTCAACATGTTTTAAGTCAAAACGTGAATATCGATGCTCAGGATTCAAATAACCGAACAGCCTTAATGATTGCTACCTATAATCAGGATATAGAGGCAGCGAAATTATTAATAGATGCAGGAGCAGATGTTAATATTCAGGATAATCAGCAAAATACGCCGTTTCTCTATGCAGGGGCGGAAGGCTATCTGGCTATTTTAAAAATGACCATCCAAGCTGGTGCCGATCCGACTATTTTAAATCGATATGGGGGAACAGCACTCATACCAGCAGCAGAACATGGTCATGTGGAGGTCATCGAGGAGCTATTGAGCAATACTGACATGGACGTCAATCATGTGAATCATTTAGGCTGGACAGCCCTGATGGAGGCAATTGTCTTAAATAACGGCAATGCACCACAGCAAACCGTGGTACAACTGCTGATTGAACATGGTGCTGATGTGAATATTCCCGATCAAAATAAGGTGACACCACTGCAACATGCAAAACAGCGAGGATTTAAAGAGATCGAACAAATCCTCCTTGCAGCAGGCGCGACATAA
- a CDS encoding response regulator transcription factor, translating to MIRVLLAEDQQMLRGALTSLLAFEPDIEVIAEVADGQQAWEFIQQEPPDICLVDIEMPHLSGLELAEKIQQANLPCKVMIVTTFARPGYLQKAIDCEVHGYLLKDEPIDYLIATIRKIMQGEKVVSKDLAASLFMKEQNPLNEREIAVLQLVKEGLTTNEISKQLYLTKGTIRNYLSTSIQKLQVESRQQAAQVAGEKGWL from the coding sequence ATGATACGTGTATTACTAGCAGAGGACCAGCAAATGTTACGTGGTGCCTTGACTTCGCTCTTAGCATTTGAACCTGATATTGAGGTCATAGCCGAGGTGGCAGATGGTCAACAAGCATGGGAATTTATCCAGCAGGAGCCACCAGATATTTGCCTCGTCGATATCGAAATGCCCCATCTGTCAGGGCTAGAGCTTGCTGAAAAAATACAACAGGCCAACCTCCCTTGCAAGGTGATGATTGTAACAACCTTTGCACGCCCAGGCTATTTACAGAAGGCAATCGATTGCGAGGTACACGGCTATCTATTGAAAGATGAACCGATTGATTATTTAATCGCTACTATCCGAAAAATCATGCAGGGAGAAAAGGTGGTCAGCAAGGATTTAGCTGCTTCCTTATTTATGAAGGAGCAAAACCCTTTAAATGAACGAGAAATAGCGGTACTTCAGCTAGTCAAAGAAGGCTTGACTACAAACGAAATCAGTAAGCAATTATATTTAACAAAGGGCACAATTCGCAATTATTTATCAACCTCTATCCAAAAGCTACAAGTGGAATCCAGACAGCAAGCCGCTCAGGTAGCAGGTGAAAAAGGCTGGCTATAA
- a CDS encoding sensor histidine kinase: MVLVIKIYPREQIKHYLIIDTASVIFLITMVLWSHSLPLTMKIAVLLLYLIAFYIALWHRDGRLLVASLVAFVLITLLGILVDPFMLIFGFTFADLLGRAKSKRHIACGIVAIAVMFLTVMYITTDSFLQKESLVLVPIMMFQLVLPILIYFVEKSKNLQAELADVNTQLVQQEERQRIARDLHDTIGHTLTMIKVKTELTTKLIDRDPSSVKPELHDILATTRTALKQVRELVSEMNFISLQTELVHCQQLLQSANITTTLANQCPQIVLSSVEETMLALCVREATTNILKHSQAKKCHITIHCHAGQYTLVMKDDGIGLQSQGRGNGIHSIKERMHMLQGYAMIDSDTPTGTSVTLTLPIQDGKEPLT, encoded by the coding sequence ATGGTGCTAGTAATAAAAATATATCCAAGAGAACAAATTAAGCATTATTTAATCATTGATACAGCTTCTGTCATTTTCTTGATCACTATGGTGCTATGGTCTCATTCCCTTCCCTTAACTATGAAAATAGCAGTGCTCCTTTTATACCTAATAGCCTTCTACATTGCTTTATGGCATCGAGATGGGAGGCTACTTGTTGCATCACTAGTAGCCTTTGTCCTTATCACCTTACTTGGCATTTTAGTCGATCCTTTTATGCTTATTTTTGGCTTTACCTTTGCCGATTTACTAGGACGGGCAAAATCAAAAAGGCATATTGCCTGTGGAATCGTAGCCATCGCTGTTATGTTTTTGACGGTCATGTACATAACAACAGATTCATTTTTACAAAAGGAGTCACTGGTGCTAGTACCGATTATGATGTTTCAGCTGGTGCTCCCGATTCTCATTTATTTTGTGGAAAAGTCGAAAAATCTGCAAGCCGAACTGGCTGACGTGAATACACAGCTTGTTCAGCAAGAGGAACGACAGCGAATTGCTAGAGACCTTCATGATACAATCGGTCATACACTCACAATGATTAAAGTGAAAACCGAGCTAACGACAAAACTAATCGACCGAGATCCTTCAAGCGTGAAGCCTGAGCTACATGATATATTAGCCACTACCCGTACAGCCTTAAAACAGGTACGGGAGCTTGTGTCTGAGATGAATTTTATTTCGTTGCAAACGGAGCTTGTCCATTGCCAACAGCTTTTACAAAGTGCGAATATTACGACAACCCTGGCCAATCAATGTCCTCAAATCGTACTTTCTAGTGTGGAGGAAACGATGCTCGCTTTATGTGTACGAGAAGCCACTACGAATATTCTCAAGCATAGTCAGGCAAAAAAATGCCATATCACCATCCATTGTCATGCTGGACAATATACCCTTGTGATGAAGGACGATGGCATCGGTTTACAGTCACAAGGACGCGGGAATGGCATCCACTCCATAAAAGAAAGAATGCATATGCTGCAAGGCTATGCCATGATTGACAGTGACACACCAACAGGCACAAGTGTCACACTTACTTTACCAATTCAAGATGGAAAGGAGCCTCTAACATGA
- a CDS encoding DUF418 domain-containing protein, whose product MQTQQRLPFIDMLRGFAVLGTLGTNIWIFAYLGDLSYITTSNYSGWWSFHDFLRMVVLFFVNGKLLGLLTIMFGVGLQLKYQQALRRGTAWPGVYLWTIIFLGLEGLLHYTLVMEYDILMSYAVTAFIVSFIVRLGDKVMTGAFYLFGGFHVLLILLIFISTLQGAGVSLNGMASVATLYEHGTWLAQVQHRLTNFLFYRSEAIFIIPMNVFLFLLGVKFMRNEVFSPTDKGRLARQKLFKIGVFIGIPINLLIFIPGGLFDLPVRYLCAPILSIGYIGILGKLVEYKRLDWLWQRFAYVGKMSLSCYVLQNVLASIIFYGWGLGLGGQVNSFTVIGIWLSLSILQLVIAFAWLQPFQMGPMEWLRKKALQAMTQQSATKDGASNKNISKRTN is encoded by the coding sequence ATGCAAACGCAACAAAGACTTCCTTTTATCGATATGTTAAGAGGCTTTGCCGTTTTAGGAACGCTCGGCACAAATATTTGGATTTTTGCCTATTTAGGAGATTTATCGTATATCACAACAAGTAACTATTCTGGTTGGTGGTCCTTCCATGATTTTTTACGAATGGTCGTATTATTTTTCGTTAATGGTAAGCTGCTTGGACTTTTAACGATTATGTTTGGGGTGGGCTTACAATTAAAATATCAGCAAGCCTTACGTAGAGGCACAGCTTGGCCTGGCGTGTATCTGTGGACTATCATCTTTTTAGGTTTGGAGGGGCTGCTACATTACACGCTTGTGATGGAATATGATATTTTAATGAGCTATGCCGTCACAGCATTCATCGTCTCTTTTATTGTGCGTTTGGGAGACAAGGTCATGACAGGCGCCTTCTATCTTTTTGGTGGCTTTCACGTTCTATTGATTCTGCTTATTTTTATCAGTACCTTACAAGGAGCAGGAGTTTCCTTAAATGGTATGGCGTCCGTTGCCACGCTATATGAACATGGCACATGGCTTGCGCAGGTACAGCATCGTCTAACAAACTTTTTATTTTATCGCTCAGAAGCTATTTTTATTATCCCAATGAATGTCTTTTTATTTTTACTTGGCGTGAAGTTCATGCGTAATGAGGTATTTTCACCAACAGACAAAGGACGCCTTGCTCGACAAAAGCTATTTAAGATTGGTGTATTCATTGGCATTCCTATCAATCTGCTTATTTTTATTCCTGGTGGGCTTTTTGATTTACCTGTTCGCTATCTATGTGCCCCTATTCTATCTATTGGCTATATTGGAATTTTAGGTAAACTGGTAGAATATAAGAGGCTAGATTGGCTTTGGCAGCGCTTTGCCTATGTCGGCAAAATGTCTTTAAGCTGCTATGTCCTCCAAAACGTGCTTGCGTCGATCATTTTTTATGGCTGGGGGCTTGGCTTAGGCGGGCAAGTCAATAGCTTCACCGTCATTGGTATTTGGCTATCTCTATCAATCTTACAACTAGTCATAGCATTCGCTTGGTTACAGCCATTTCAAATGGGTCCGATGGAATGGCTTCGTAAAAAAGCCCTTCAAGCAATGACACAGCAATCAGCAACAAAGGATGGTGCTAGTAATAAAAATATATCCAAGAGAACAAATTAA
- a CDS encoding class I SAM-dependent methyltransferase, with product MQAENIEQNAHILDVGCGTGQTAAYLASSYQANVTGLDIQPIMIEKARQRMQKARLPVSLLQGSIEQTSLANESFDLILAESVLTFVNLQLALQEIYRLLKKGGRFIAIEFTIPKTLRTKLTEDIQQFYGFQSLLTKKDWVGLLQQAGFHDIHIQKNKSISSKPEFQVSTDMESEFYEMMDQHIAMNEKYEKILDYRIYTCTK from the coding sequence TTGCAAGCAGAGAATATCGAGCAAAACGCACATATTTTAGATGTAGGATGTGGTACAGGACAAACGGCTGCTTATTTAGCATCTTCCTATCAAGCAAACGTCACAGGTCTCGATATTCAGCCTATTATGATAGAAAAGGCTCGTCAGCGCATGCAGAAAGCGCGTCTACCTGTCAGTCTTCTGCAAGGCTCTATAGAACAAACCTCGTTAGCGAACGAGTCATTTGACTTGATTCTAGCTGAGTCGGTTCTAACCTTTGTTAATCTACAGCTGGCTTTGCAGGAAATTTATCGTTTATTGAAAAAAGGTGGCCGCTTCATTGCCATTGAATTCACCATTCCCAAAACACTTCGCACTAAACTTACAGAGGACATCCAACAATTTTATGGCTTTCAGTCTCTCCTCACAAAAAAGGATTGGGTAGGACTACTACAACAGGCTGGTTTTCATGATATCCATATACAAAAAAACAAATCCATCTCATCCAAGCCTGAATTTCAAGTTTCCACAGATATGGAATCCGAGTTCTATGAAATGATGGATCAGCACATCGCCATGAATGAAAAATACGAAAAAATTTTAGACTATCGCATCTATACCTGTACAAAATAA
- a CDS encoding NAD(P)/FAD-dependent oxidoreductase, with amino-acid sequence MQHVYDVTIIGGGPAGLYSAFYSGLRGLKTKLLESQSQLGGKVLLYPEKLIWDIGGHPPVLGEQFVKQLIEQAKTFDPTILTDTKVDLIERHDDIFVIHTATGEKHYSKTVLLAVGGGIINPQKLTLEGAEKYEMSNLHYTVQSYKRFVDKDIMISGGGNAAIDWAVELSPIAKSVTVVYRKENLSAHEATVQEALDAGVRIECNTSITKLSANADKTAIQLVTCENTITKQSYTRQIDEVIVSHGYNREASLAFDEAIDLPKKDDYYFEGKATGETAQPGIFAAGDILSFDGKINLLLGTFQDAANAVNSIKTYLEPTAYRHGMVSSHNELFKEKNRSIIEKQLAPAH; translated from the coding sequence ATGCAGCATGTGTATGATGTGACAATTATTGGCGGAGGCCCAGCTGGCTTATATAGTGCCTTTTATAGTGGTTTACGTGGTTTAAAAACAAAATTACTAGAAAGCCAATCACAGCTTGGCGGAAAAGTACTACTTTATCCCGAAAAGCTGATATGGGATATTGGAGGGCATCCTCCTGTGTTAGGCGAACAATTTGTCAAACAATTAATCGAGCAAGCCAAAACATTCGATCCTACTATTTTGACAGATACAAAAGTAGATTTGATTGAACGTCACGATGATATTTTTGTGATACATACAGCAACTGGTGAAAAACATTATTCTAAAACGGTGCTGCTCGCTGTTGGTGGTGGCATTATTAATCCTCAAAAGCTAACACTTGAAGGCGCTGAAAAATATGAAATGTCAAATTTACATTACACTGTGCAATCGTATAAACGTTTTGTCGATAAGGATATCATGATCTCAGGTGGTGGCAATGCAGCCATTGATTGGGCTGTTGAGTTAAGTCCGATTGCCAAAAGCGTGACGGTGGTTTACCGCAAAGAGAATTTATCCGCTCATGAAGCCACTGTACAGGAAGCACTGGATGCAGGTGTGCGTATTGAGTGTAATACATCGATTACCAAGCTTTCCGCGAATGCTGATAAAACCGCTATTCAATTAGTGACATGTGAAAATACGATAACGAAGCAAAGCTATACTCGTCAAATCGATGAGGTAATCGTCAGTCACGGCTATAATCGTGAGGCATCTCTTGCATTTGATGAGGCCATTGACCTCCCAAAAAAGGATGATTATTATTTTGAAGGAAAAGCAACAGGCGAAACGGCACAGCCTGGTATTTTTGCGGCAGGTGATATTTTATCGTTTGATGGAAAAATCAATTTGCTACTTGGCACATTCCAGGATGCAGCCAATGCGGTCAACTCCATTAAAACGTATTTAGAACCGACCGCCTATCGTCATGGCATGGTGTCCTCACATAATGAACTATTTAAAGAGAAAAATCGCTCTATTATCGAAAAGCAATTGGCCCCAGCCCATTAA